A section of the Bacillus thermozeamaize genome encodes:
- a CDS encoding type I-B CRISPR-associated protein Cas5 — protein MKALRLGLFQETACYKKPFAFKVGETYPLPPYSTVKGWLHALLGAEQLIPMHLSIQGSYEAKMLDYQAHYFVKEQQSNEFPLILDGLPGIQEYQFSDMTQMPLYVHLLYRVKLLIHVVTEEAILHRLIQQVETASTHFSLGRWEDLVRVDEYGLVDLEELSESKENSYDAYVPVDKLSFETQSIPYRLNWTYEIRNGVRHWRTVDVGYVPKGTTFDPGDLLVDDHGELVFLFPEIDF, from the coding sequence ATGAAAGCGTTGCGTCTTGGTTTGTTTCAGGAGACGGCTTGTTATAAGAAACCTTTTGCGTTTAAGGTGGGGGAGACGTATCCCCTGCCTCCTTATTCAACAGTGAAAGGCTGGTTGCACGCGTTGCTTGGGGCAGAACAACTGATCCCGATGCACCTCAGCATTCAGGGCAGCTATGAGGCAAAAATGCTGGATTATCAAGCCCATTATTTTGTGAAAGAACAGCAGAGCAACGAATTTCCTCTGATTCTCGACGGGCTTCCCGGGATTCAGGAATATCAATTTTCCGACATGACTCAGATGCCGTTGTATGTTCACTTGTTATATCGTGTTAAACTGCTGATTCACGTGGTAACTGAGGAAGCAATCTTACATCGGTTGATCCAACAGGTTGAAACAGCGAGCACCCATTTCAGTCTGGGACGTTGGGAAGATTTGGTGCGGGTAGACGAGTATGGTTTGGTTGATCTGGAGGAGCTTTCTGAATCGAAGGAGAACAGCTATGACGCGTATGTCCCTGTAGACAAGTTATCCTTTGAAACTCAAAGCATTCCTTATCGTTTGAATTGGACTTATGAGATCCGCAACGGTGTCCGCCACTGGCGTACTGTCGACGTGGGGTATGTTCCTAAAGGAACGACGTTTGATCCGGGCGATTTGCTGGTTGACGATCATGGCGAACTGGTATTTCTTTTTCCAGAAATTGATTTTTGA
- a CDS encoding type I-B CRISPR-associated protein Cas8b1/Cst1, with translation MKIRVDMGDWMLTMGLIGLCRIVEFGLKEGHIPEDASTLVRKHRTGVEIDTDALVYLPKAFFHYMLDEYSIAEREKERLTEQLKWAGREEYFSNALSAVKKLINDNTKKIVKYFPGEVAQRLEKVQERLKSVKKLEHLEELRQCTEEFLRVLEREPVDQKLTLNYFKAAVMNSFFGQVSFLNVSKNALDLQGHIEEFHKDYIRPVLLETGLSECLQHAQSPDELLSYLNEHADYGPFRSLKRKMKKLSLEKMRSYLQEDMPKCSLIPGQIAFNNFEEMTFSPLGVSRNKAYNFHWNLDIGQPVPISSLAKLVLFCAPAGGAVYTRRDGSLEQGEYRTYVGFVQTDSTFEDILRRNNAFKNHKDRQDPFDKIISTLIEDVRKESQFVVNHLFFIEFSSDYQSKKTLMDYYHLPKYLARYFHEHGKKLDDIWPFDFREQFVRAVLYGLDPKHVIFQQIKRQVAEGSRSATNIYVATRERHRIMQYKRQSGEGVKDMKQQDKLVYSLYRSGREIRQVYEQAERTRGEGEPYAASASKKITGLAYRLLNAVKSGNQKAFMDSLFRLHMSVDKPINPVFLNALHEKDVDFATVGNAFVAGLLSTDFGKEGEVAVEEEITHE, from the coding sequence GTGAAGATCCGGGTGGACATGGGAGACTGGATGTTAACCATGGGTCTAATCGGCTTGTGCCGGATTGTTGAATTTGGCTTGAAGGAGGGGCATATCCCTGAAGATGCCAGCACGCTCGTTAGAAAGCACCGGACCGGTGTGGAGATCGACACCGATGCGCTGGTGTACCTGCCGAAAGCATTCTTTCATTACATGTTGGATGAATACAGCATTGCAGAGCGAGAGAAGGAACGCCTGACAGAACAATTGAAATGGGCAGGCAGGGAAGAGTACTTTAGCAATGCCCTTTCCGCAGTCAAAAAGCTGATCAACGACAATACAAAAAAGATTGTCAAGTATTTTCCAGGCGAGGTAGCCCAGCGATTGGAAAAGGTTCAGGAACGTCTCAAGTCGGTCAAGAAGCTGGAACATTTGGAGGAACTAAGGCAATGCACTGAGGAATTTCTTCGCGTGTTGGAGCGGGAACCGGTCGACCAAAAATTAACCCTAAATTACTTTAAAGCGGCAGTGATGAATTCTTTTTTTGGTCAAGTATCTTTTCTCAATGTTTCAAAAAACGCTTTGGATCTTCAGGGACATATTGAAGAATTTCACAAAGATTATATTCGGCCTGTTCTATTGGAGACGGGCCTGTCGGAGTGTTTGCAGCATGCCCAATCTCCTGACGAGTTGTTGTCTTATCTGAATGAACATGCCGATTATGGGCCGTTTCGTAGTCTCAAGCGAAAGATGAAAAAGTTGTCCCTTGAGAAGATGCGGTCTTACCTGCAAGAAGATATGCCAAAGTGCTCCCTGATCCCTGGCCAGATCGCTTTTAACAATTTCGAAGAAATGACCTTTTCACCGTTGGGCGTATCCCGGAACAAGGCGTACAATTTTCACTGGAACTTGGATATCGGACAGCCGGTGCCGATTTCATCATTGGCCAAGCTGGTCCTCTTCTGCGCGCCGGCGGGTGGGGCTGTCTATACACGTCGTGACGGCAGCCTGGAACAGGGAGAGTATCGCACATATGTCGGTTTTGTGCAGACTGACAGCACCTTCGAAGATATCCTGAGGCGGAACAATGCGTTCAAAAATCACAAGGATCGCCAGGATCCTTTTGACAAAATCATCAGTACCCTGATTGAGGATGTACGGAAAGAAAGCCAGTTTGTGGTGAACCATCTGTTTTTCATCGAATTTTCGTCGGATTACCAAAGCAAGAAGACATTGATGGATTATTACCATTTGCCGAAGTATCTGGCTCGCTATTTTCATGAACACGGTAAGAAACTGGATGACATTTGGCCCTTTGACTTCCGGGAACAGTTTGTTCGCGCTGTTCTCTATGGATTGGATCCCAAACATGTGATTTTTCAGCAAATCAAAAGGCAAGTCGCGGAAGGCAGCCGAAGCGCTACCAACATTTATGTCGCAACTAGGGAACGGCATCGCATCATGCAGTATAAACGACAATCTGGAGAAGGGGTGAAGGATATGAAGCAGCAGGACAAGCTGGTCTATTCTTTATACCGCAGCGGAAGGGAGATCCGCCAGGTTTATGAACAGGCAGAGCGGACACGCGGAGAAGGGGAGCCTTATGCGGCTTCCGCGAGCAAGAAAATCACCGGTTTGGCCTATCGATTGCTGAATGCGGTAAAATCAGGCAATCAAAAAGCGTTTATGGATTCGCTCTTTCGCCTGCATATGTCGGTGGACAAGCCGATCAACCCGGTATTCTTGAATGCCTTGCACGAAAAAGACGTGGATTTTGCAACTGTGGGGAACGCGTTTGTGGCTGGTCTTTTGTCAACCGATTTTGGAAAAGAAGGAGAAGTTGCTGTGGAGGAGGAGATCACACATGAGTAA
- a CDS encoding phosphohydrolase, with product MAKFRDPVHNFISFEKKADRLLLDLIHTREFQRLRHIRQLGLSMFTYPGAEHSRFTHSLGVAHLMKRFLHHLMDGERTSPQWIAELREHQEVAEAAALIHDIGHGPFSHALERLTKERHEQWTIRILLGNTEVRQVLEGHRRGLAQEVAEVIRRTHPSRLVVKLLSSQLDVDRTDYLLRDSLMTGAKYGMFDLEWLIHTLRIGVVNDQPEVGLDLKKGISVAEDFVMARYYMYLHVYLHKTTRSADLMMDKIFERAIELQQEDPAFRMPEELHRLLYHREGEEGLANYLRLTDHTIWHTVYQWSDSSDPILSTLCTNLLKRRLYKAIDLEQVDPLVLMDVMGEVAEGADWPLKYLFLEDEDSSSPYTDSYLLEEGASGETGGQEEPGEEEASENIYLFDEQGRAHELSRTSPLIRAIRNQRTALKRLYVPEEVRERILQAMAARS from the coding sequence TTGGCCAAATTCCGGGATCCCGTGCACAATTTCATCTCGTTTGAAAAGAAGGCGGATCGCCTGCTTCTGGATCTGATCCACACGAGGGAGTTTCAGCGGCTCCGCCATATCCGGCAGCTGGGGCTGAGCATGTTCACCTATCCGGGAGCCGAACATTCACGGTTTACCCACTCCCTTGGGGTGGCTCACCTGATGAAGCGGTTTCTCCATCATTTGATGGATGGAGAACGAACCAGCCCGCAATGGATCGCGGAGTTGCGCGAGCATCAGGAGGTGGCGGAAGCGGCCGCCCTGATCCACGACATCGGGCATGGCCCGTTTTCGCACGCGCTGGAGCGCCTGACCAAGGAGCGCCATGAGCAGTGGACCATCCGGATTTTGCTGGGGAATACGGAGGTCCGCCAGGTGCTGGAGGGACACCGGCGCGGCCTGGCGCAGGAGGTGGCCGAGGTGATCCGGCGCACCCATCCTTCGCGGCTGGTGGTCAAGCTGCTGTCCAGCCAGCTGGATGTGGATCGCACCGATTATCTGCTGCGCGATTCCCTGATGACCGGGGCCAAGTACGGGATGTTTGACCTGGAATGGCTGATTCACACCCTCCGCATCGGAGTGGTCAACGACCAGCCGGAAGTGGGATTGGATCTCAAAAAAGGCATCAGCGTGGCGGAAGATTTTGTGATGGCCCGGTATTACATGTACCTGCACGTTTACTTGCATAAAACGACACGGAGCGCCGACCTGATGATGGACAAGATTTTTGAGCGGGCGATCGAGCTGCAGCAGGAGGATCCGGCCTTCAGGATGCCGGAGGAGCTGCATCGCCTCCTCTACCATCGGGAGGGCGAGGAGGGACTGGCCAATTATTTGCGGTTGACCGACCATACGATTTGGCACACGGTGTATCAATGGAGCGATTCCTCCGATCCGATTCTCTCCACGTTATGCACCAATCTGCTCAAACGCCGTCTGTACAAGGCGATTGATCTGGAACAGGTGGATCCGCTGGTGCTCATGGACGTCATGGGAGAGGTTGCCGAAGGGGCGGACTGGCCCTTGAAATACCTGTTTCTGGAGGATGAGGACAGCAGCAGCCCCTACACCGATTCCTACCTGCTGGAGGAAGGGGCATCCGGGGAGACGGGCGGCCAAGAGGAGCCAGGTGAAGAGGAGGCTTCCGAAAACATCTATCTCTTTGACGAACAGGGGCGGGCGCATGAACTGTCCCGGACCTCTCCCCTGATCCGGGCGATTCGCAATCAGCGGACGGCGCTGAAGCGGCTTTATGTGCCGGAAGAGGTGCGGGAGCGGATTCTCCAGGCGATGGCGGCCAGGTCATAG
- a CDS encoding CRISPR-associated endoribonuclease Cas6: MRLFCSFQISELPIAYRMGLVSLIKESLRISDEDYYMRLYEGRQQTKPFVFAPFLKNFRIENDQIHLDECHLTISSPDHEFLLHLYNGLQKMKRFDYKQYVFNRKAIRLLPEVTIREPSVVFRTQSPLLVEDENGKPIAPYSPEYELHLQYLADLILRAYRGYGLESPLRVKPLQMKKVVIKERNHEFEDRFGQSQYLFFTAYQGRLLMTGHPEDLQLLYQLGLSKRRNQGFGLLQVD; the protein is encoded by the coding sequence GTGCGTTTGTTCTGTTCCTTTCAGATTTCAGAGCTTCCGATTGCCTATCGCATGGGTTTGGTATCCTTGATTAAGGAGTCCTTACGCATTTCAGATGAGGATTATTACATGCGACTTTACGAAGGGAGACAGCAGACAAAGCCGTTTGTATTTGCTCCTTTTTTAAAGAACTTCAGAATTGAAAATGATCAGATACACCTGGACGAATGCCATTTGACAATCAGTTCTCCCGATCACGAATTTTTGCTTCATCTTTATAATGGTTTGCAAAAAATGAAGCGCTTTGATTATAAGCAATATGTATTCAACCGAAAGGCGATTCGTCTGTTGCCTGAAGTGACGATTCGTGAACCGTCGGTCGTCTTTCGGACACAGTCACCCTTGTTGGTAGAAGATGAGAATGGCAAACCGATTGCGCCTTATTCTCCTGAGTACGAACTGCATCTGCAATATTTGGCCGATCTGATTCTGCGAGCATACCGGGGATACGGTTTGGAATCCCCGCTGCGCGTGAAACCGCTTCAGATGAAGAAAGTGGTGATCAAGGAGCGCAATCACGAGTTTGAAGACAGATTTGGTCAATCCCAATATCTTTTTTTCACTGCCTACCAGGGCAGGTTGCTCATGACAGGGCATCCAGAAGATTTGCAATTACTTTATCAATTGGGTTTGTCAAAAAGAAGAAATCAGGGGTTTGGCCTGTTGCAGGTTGATTAA
- a CDS encoding methionine synthase: protein MGTMIQQAGLSAEDFGGEAYEGCNEILVLTAPEVIRRIHEAYLEAGADIIETNTFGATRVVLAEYGLQDRAYEINVAAARLARQAADAWSRPEKPRFVAGAMGPTTKTLSVTGGVTFEELVAAYREQALGLMAGGVDLLLVETSQDTLNVKAAGLGIQEAFEEAGRRVPLMISGTIEPMGTTLAGQNIEAFYLSIEHLKPISVGLNCATGPEFMRDHLRALSSLAACAVSCYPNAGLPDEDGHYHESPQALAGKLAAFARQGWLNIAGGCCGTTPEHIRALAQALEGIPPRRPAAPHGHAVAGIEPLFLEPDSRPLLVGERTNVIGSRKFRQLIAEGKYEEASEIARAQVKKGAHVIDVCLADPDRDELADMVKFLEFAVKKVKAPLMIDSTDPRVVEAALKMSQGKAIINSINLEDGEKRFEEIAPLVHRYGAAVVVGTIDEEGMAVTRQRKLDVARRSYDLLVHRYGIPARDIIFDPLVFPVGTGDEAYLGSALETVEGIRLIKEAMPECQTILGISNVSFGLPPAGREVLNAVFLYHCTKAGLDYAIVNTEKLERFAAIPEEERRMAEELLFRTSDEVLARFTEFYRQKKVVKQVEVSTLSLEERLARYVVEGSKEGLYADLDEALAKYGDPLAIINGPLMAGMDEVGRLFGENQLIVAEVLQSAEVMKAAVAYLEPHMEKAETAVKGKILLATVKGDVHDIGKNLVEIILSNNGYQVINLGIKVAPEQLIEAYHREKPDAIGLSGLLVKSAQQMVVTAQDLKAAGIDVPILVGGAALTKKFTESRIAPQYDGLVLYAKDAMEGLELANQLSDPEKRQRLVAALQEAKLRQARETEERTGKGGQQDRQRQSAISRDHKVLPVPDYERHVLRNYPIDYLVPYLNWRMLLGKHLGLRGPVERLLAEGDSRALELKALVEELIAEGKREGFLRAHGMYRYFPAQADGNDILIYDPEDTSRIIERFSFPRQEVEPYLCLADFLKPVDSGEMDNLALMVVTAGEGIQERAQRWKEEGEYLRSYALQALALELAEAFAERLHQILRDNWGIPDPPEMTMQERFAAKYRGIRVSFGYPACPDLEDQAKLFGLLQPEAIGVRLTEGYMMEPEASVSAMVFAHPEAQYFNVEKKARA from the coding sequence ATGGGGACGATGATCCAGCAAGCCGGACTAAGTGCGGAGGATTTCGGCGGCGAAGCCTATGAGGGCTGCAATGAGATCCTGGTTCTCACCGCGCCGGAAGTGATTCGCCGGATTCATGAGGCGTATCTGGAGGCGGGGGCCGACATCATCGAAACCAATACTTTTGGCGCCACCCGCGTCGTCCTGGCCGAGTACGGGCTGCAGGACCGGGCCTACGAGATCAACGTGGCCGCCGCCCGTCTGGCCCGTCAGGCGGCCGATGCCTGGAGCCGTCCGGAGAAGCCGCGTTTTGTCGCCGGGGCAATGGGACCGACGACGAAAACCCTTTCGGTCACCGGCGGGGTCACCTTCGAGGAGCTGGTGGCCGCCTACCGCGAGCAGGCGCTGGGCCTGATGGCGGGCGGCGTGGATCTGTTGCTTGTGGAGACATCCCAGGATACGCTGAACGTCAAGGCGGCCGGCTTGGGGATTCAGGAGGCTTTTGAGGAGGCGGGCCGCCGGGTGCCGCTGATGATCTCCGGGACCATCGAACCGATGGGTACGACCCTGGCCGGACAGAACATCGAGGCCTTCTACCTTTCCATTGAGCACCTCAAGCCGATTTCCGTCGGCCTCAACTGCGCCACCGGGCCGGAATTCATGCGGGATCACCTGCGCGCGCTCTCTTCACTGGCCGCCTGCGCGGTCAGCTGTTACCCCAACGCCGGGTTGCCCGATGAGGATGGCCACTACCACGAATCGCCGCAGGCGCTGGCAGGAAAACTGGCCGCTTTTGCCAGACAGGGCTGGCTGAACATCGCTGGCGGCTGCTGCGGAACCACGCCGGAACACATCCGCGCGCTGGCCCAGGCCTTGGAGGGGATTCCGCCGCGCCGTCCGGCCGCCCCTCACGGCCACGCCGTGGCGGGGATTGAGCCGCTCTTTCTCGAACCGGACAGCCGGCCGCTTTTGGTCGGGGAGCGGACCAACGTGATCGGCTCGCGGAAATTTCGCCAGCTGATCGCGGAGGGAAAGTATGAGGAGGCTTCCGAGATTGCCCGCGCCCAGGTGAAGAAGGGGGCCCATGTGATTGACGTCTGCCTGGCCGATCCGGACCGGGATGAGCTGGCCGACATGGTGAAATTTCTGGAGTTTGCCGTGAAGAAGGTGAAGGCGCCGCTGATGATCGACTCCACCGACCCCCGCGTCGTCGAGGCGGCACTGAAAATGTCCCAGGGGAAAGCCATCATCAACTCCATCAACCTGGAGGACGGGGAGAAGCGGTTCGAGGAGATTGCGCCGCTGGTCCACCGCTACGGGGCGGCGGTGGTGGTGGGGACGATCGATGAGGAAGGGATGGCCGTGACACGGCAGCGGAAGCTGGACGTGGCCCGGCGCTCTTACGATCTGTTGGTCCACCGCTACGGCATCCCGGCGCGGGACATCATTTTCGACCCATTGGTCTTTCCGGTGGGCACGGGGGATGAGGCCTATCTCGGTTCGGCGCTGGAGACGGTGGAAGGGATTCGCCTGATCAAGGAGGCGATGCCGGAGTGCCAGACCATTCTCGGGATCAGCAACGTCTCCTTCGGCTTGCCGCCGGCGGGCCGGGAGGTGCTCAATGCGGTTTTTCTCTACCATTGCACCAAGGCGGGGCTGGATTACGCCATTGTCAACACGGAAAAGCTGGAGCGGTTTGCCGCGATCCCCGAGGAGGAACGGCGGATGGCGGAGGAATTGCTGTTCCGCACGAGCGACGAGGTGCTGGCACGCTTTACCGAATTTTACCGGCAGAAGAAAGTGGTCAAACAGGTGGAAGTTTCCACGCTCAGCCTGGAGGAGCGGCTGGCCCGTTACGTGGTGGAAGGGAGCAAGGAGGGGCTTTATGCCGACCTGGATGAGGCATTGGCCAAGTACGGCGATCCGCTGGCCATCATCAACGGGCCGCTGATGGCGGGAATGGACGAGGTGGGCCGCCTGTTCGGGGAGAACCAGCTGATCGTGGCCGAGGTGTTGCAAAGCGCCGAGGTCATGAAGGCCGCTGTGGCCTATCTGGAACCGCACATGGAAAAAGCGGAGACGGCCGTCAAAGGGAAGATTCTCCTGGCCACGGTCAAGGGCGATGTGCATGACATCGGCAAGAACCTGGTGGAGATCATCCTCAGCAACAACGGTTATCAGGTGATCAATCTGGGGATCAAAGTGGCGCCGGAGCAGTTGATCGAGGCATACCACCGTGAAAAGCCGGATGCCATCGGCCTATCCGGGTTGCTCGTCAAATCGGCCCAGCAAATGGTGGTCACGGCACAGGATCTAAAGGCGGCCGGCATCGATGTCCCGATTCTTGTCGGCGGCGCTGCGCTGACCAAAAAGTTTACCGAGTCGCGGATCGCACCCCAGTATGACGGCCTGGTCCTGTACGCCAAGGACGCGATGGAAGGGTTGGAGCTGGCCAACCAGCTGAGCGACCCGGAAAAACGCCAGCGTCTGGTGGCGGCACTTCAGGAGGCCAAGCTGCGTCAGGCCCGGGAGACAGAAGAGCGAACTGGAAAGGGCGGGCAACAGGACAGACAGAGGCAGTCTGCCATATCCCGCGATCACAAGGTCCTGCCGGTTCCCGATTACGAGCGGCATGTTTTGCGCAATTACCCGATTGATTATTTGGTGCCCTATCTGAACTGGCGGATGCTTCTTGGGAAACATTTGGGGCTCCGGGGTCCGGTGGAGCGGCTGCTGGCCGAAGGGGACAGCCGCGCCCTGGAGTTGAAAGCGCTGGTGGAGGAACTGATTGCCGAAGGAAAACGGGAGGGCTTCCTGCGTGCCCACGGGATGTACCGATACTTTCCGGCGCAAGCCGACGGGAACGACATTCTGATCTACGATCCCGAGGACACCAGCCGGATCATCGAACGGTTCAGCTTCCCCCGGCAGGAGGTGGAACCTTATCTGTGCCTCGCCGATTTCCTGAAGCCTGTGGACAGCGGCGAGATGGACAACCTGGCATTGATGGTGGTCACCGCCGGGGAAGGCATCCAGGAGCGGGCGCAGCGCTGGAAGGAAGAGGGAGAATACTTGCGTTCCTACGCGCTGCAGGCGCTGGCGCTGGAGCTGGCGGAGGCCTTTGCCGAGCGGCTGCACCAAATCCTGCGGGATAACTGGGGCATACCCGACCCGCCGGAGATGACGATGCAGGAGCGGTTTGCCGCCAAGTACCGGGGCATCCGTGTCTCCTTCGGCTATCCGGCCTGTCCCGACCTGGAAGATCAGGCGAAGCTGTTCGGCCTGCTTCAGCCGGAAGCGATTGGCGTCCGCCTGACGGAAGGCTACATGATGGAGCCGGAGGCATCGGTCTCGGCGATGGTCTTCGCCCACCCCGAAGCGCAGTATTTCAACGTGGAAAAGAAAGCGCGGGCGTGA
- a CDS encoding type I-B CRISPR-associated protein Cas7/Cst2/DevR — MSKALSMTVIFQANALNYGEGMANISELKKFHRANGEVYTFASRQSLRYDIIRIGNQLYGWNLDTVDKSSGVVQFRKDVTIQESVEMDLFGYLKTAQQSEKRPAVVRLSHAVSLEPYRGDMDFLNNMGLAARIGENPNLANIEQHLSFYTYTCTVDLERVGMDGEIRLPAEEKAERVCQLLSILKVLNREIKGRQENLAPLFVIGGLYHVANPFFLGKIRLEKTRDGWGVNRKPIDDTMELTFAGRGVGEQTKIGMVRGIFSNEREFEDAYGDRVMSVEKFFQTLDEQVKEAYGVTNG, encoded by the coding sequence ATGAGTAAAGCATTGTCGATGACTGTGATTTTTCAAGCCAATGCGCTGAATTACGGGGAAGGTATGGCCAATATCTCGGAGTTGAAAAAGTTTCACCGCGCCAATGGGGAGGTGTATACGTTCGCCTCGCGCCAGAGCCTGCGTTACGACATCATCCGGATTGGCAATCAACTGTATGGTTGGAATCTGGATACGGTGGACAAGTCGAGTGGTGTGGTCCAGTTTCGCAAAGATGTGACGATTCAGGAATCGGTGGAGATGGATCTGTTCGGCTACTTGAAAACAGCTCAACAATCAGAAAAACGTCCGGCCGTTGTCCGGCTTAGCCATGCTGTCAGTCTGGAACCCTACCGGGGCGACATGGACTTTTTGAACAACATGGGACTGGCTGCGCGGATTGGAGAGAATCCAAACCTGGCCAATATTGAACAACATCTGAGTTTTTATACGTATACTTGTACAGTTGATTTGGAACGTGTGGGGATGGACGGCGAAATCCGATTGCCTGCAGAGGAAAAAGCGGAACGGGTGTGCCAACTGCTGTCTATCTTGAAAGTCCTCAACCGTGAAATCAAAGGGCGGCAGGAGAACTTGGCACCGCTGTTCGTCATCGGTGGGCTGTACCATGTAGCCAATCCCTTTTTCCTCGGGAAGATTCGCTTGGAGAAGACAAGGGATGGTTGGGGTGTCAACCGGAAGCCTATTGACGATACGATGGAACTCACTTTTGCCGGACGCGGGGTGGGTGAGCAGACAAAGATTGGCATGGTTCGGGGCATCTTCAGCAATGAACGGGAATTTGAAGATGCATATGGGGATAGAGTGATGTCCGTAGAAAAGTTCTTTCAGACATTGGATGAACAAGTGAAAGAAGCCTATGGGGTGACCAACGGATGA